Proteins found in one Lutimonas zeaxanthinifaciens genomic segment:
- a CDS encoding retropepsin-like aspartic protease encodes MQDLKEFLFEQGYVRVKLKKTITNHFEIKAKINGIKGNFILDTGASKSCVGIEDIEHFNLKTEASEEKASGAGPSEIDTLISAENKVAVGKFKMKKMSLILIDLSHINKALEKQEADPVKGILGADILIKGKSIIDYNKKYLYLLNKKN; translated from the coding sequence ATGCAGGACCTGAAAGAATTTTTATTTGAACAGGGTTATGTGAGGGTCAAGCTTAAAAAGACCATCACGAACCATTTTGAAATAAAGGCAAAGATTAATGGAATAAAAGGTAATTTTATTCTGGATACGGGTGCCTCTAAGTCATGTGTTGGTATAGAGGATATTGAGCATTTTAATTTGAAAACGGAGGCCTCTGAGGAAAAAGCCAGTGGTGCGGGGCCAAGTGAGATTGACACTTTGATCTCTGCGGAGAACAAGGTTGCTGTTGGTAAGTTTAAGATGAAAAAAATGTCCCTTATTTTGATTGACCTGAGTCATATCAATAAGGCACTTGAAAAGCAGGAGGCAGATCCTGTTAAAGGAATTTTAGGAGCAGATATTCTAATCAAGGGCAAGTCAATTATTGACTATAACAAGAAGTACCTCTATTTATTGAATAAAAAGAATTAA
- the thrS gene encoding threonine--tRNA ligase produces the protein MINITLPDGSVKEFANETTPMEVAKSISEGLARNVISADFNGTTVETKTPLTTDGSLTLFTWNNPEGKKAFWHSSAHLLAQTILFFHPQAKLTIGPAIENGFYYDVDFGDESISENDFKKIEDKMLEFARQKFEFEMREVSKSEALNYYKERGNEFKVELIENLEDGDITFCDHSDFTDLCRGGHIPNTGIIKAIKIMSVAGAYWRGDENKPQLTRVYGISFPKQKELKEYLALLEEAKKRDHRKLGKELELFTFSSKVGQGLPLWLPKGAALRERLENFLKKAQKKAGYEMVISPHIGQKELYVTSGHYAKYGEDSFQPIHTPKENEEFLLKPMNCPHHCEIYKTKPYSYKDLPKRYAEFGTVYRYEQSGELHGLTRVRGFTQDDAHIFCTPDQLNDEFNAVIDIVLYVFSALGFKDFTTQISLRDPDNKDKYIGTDENWEKAENAIMRSAEEKGLKTVVEYGEAAFYGPKLDFMVKDVLGRSWQLGTIQVDYTLPERFDLTYKGSDNQLHRPVMIHRAPFGSMERFIAILIEHTGGNFPLWLTPEQVILLPISEKYENYTKKVLHLLENYEIRALVDDRNEKVGRKIRDAEMSKIPFMLIIGENEEKEGTVSVRKHSEGDLGSYSVEGFAEIIENEIDKTLQQF, from the coding sequence ATGATCAATATCACATTACCTGATGGCAGTGTTAAGGAGTTCGCAAATGAAACAACTCCAATGGAAGTGGCTAAAAGTATTAGCGAAGGCTTGGCCAGAAATGTTATTTCTGCGGATTTCAACGGCACAACTGTTGAAACCAAAACACCTCTAACCACCGACGGTAGTCTGACACTATTTACCTGGAACAACCCTGAAGGCAAAAAGGCCTTTTGGCATTCTTCTGCGCATTTACTTGCCCAGACAATTTTGTTTTTCCACCCCCAGGCAAAACTGACCATCGGACCTGCCATTGAAAATGGCTTTTATTATGATGTTGATTTTGGAGATGAATCGATCTCTGAAAACGACTTTAAAAAAATAGAAGATAAGATGCTTGAGTTCGCTCGTCAAAAATTTGAATTTGAGATGCGCGAAGTCTCCAAATCTGAGGCACTCAATTACTACAAGGAAAGAGGCAATGAATTCAAAGTTGAACTCATCGAAAACCTTGAGGACGGCGATATAACTTTTTGTGACCACAGTGATTTTACGGACCTGTGCCGTGGCGGACACATTCCCAATACGGGTATCATTAAGGCCATAAAGATCATGAGTGTGGCAGGAGCCTACTGGCGAGGTGATGAGAACAAACCTCAGCTTACAAGGGTTTACGGGATTTCTTTCCCAAAACAAAAAGAACTGAAAGAATATCTCGCGCTTCTGGAAGAGGCTAAAAAAAGAGATCACAGAAAATTAGGAAAAGAACTTGAACTTTTTACTTTTTCAAGCAAAGTGGGTCAGGGACTTCCGCTTTGGCTTCCCAAAGGTGCCGCTCTCAGAGAGCGTTTGGAGAATTTCCTGAAAAAAGCCCAAAAGAAGGCAGGTTATGAAATGGTGATCAGTCCTCATATCGGACAAAAAGAATTATACGTAACTTCAGGCCACTATGCTAAATATGGAGAAGACAGTTTTCAACCTATTCATACGCCCAAGGAAAATGAGGAGTTTCTTTTGAAACCAATGAACTGCCCACATCATTGTGAAATTTACAAGACTAAACCTTATTCCTACAAGGATCTTCCGAAACGTTATGCAGAGTTTGGAACGGTTTATAGATATGAACAAAGTGGTGAATTGCACGGTTTAACCCGGGTAAGGGGATTTACCCAGGATGATGCACATATATTTTGTACTCCTGATCAATTGAATGATGAGTTTAACGCTGTGATCGATATTGTACTCTATGTATTTAGTGCCTTAGGTTTTAAAGATTTTACAACCCAGATTTCTTTGAGGGATCCTGACAATAAGGATAAATACATCGGAACTGATGAAAACTGGGAAAAGGCTGAGAATGCAATCATGAGATCTGCTGAAGAAAAAGGGCTTAAAACTGTTGTTGAATATGGAGAAGCGGCTTTTTATGGTCCAAAACTGGATTTTATGGTCAAAGATGTTCTGGGAAGAAGTTGGCAACTGGGAACCATACAGGTTGACTATACCCTTCCAGAAAGATTTGATCTTACTTACAAAGGATCAGACAACCAGCTTCATCGTCCGGTTATGATTCATCGTGCACCTTTTGGGTCTATGGAACGATTTATCGCGATACTGATAGAGCATACGGGAGGTAATTTCCCATTATGGCTTACACCTGAGCAGGTTATTTTACTCCCTATCAGTGAGAAATACGAAAATTATACTAAAAAAGTTTTACATTTGCTAGAAAATTACGAAATTCGCGCCCTCGTTGACGACCGCAATGAAAAAGTGGGTAGAAAGATCAGGGATGCAGAAATGAGTAAAATCCCGTTTATGTTGATCATAGGCGAAAATGAAGAGAAAGAAGGCACGGTGTCAGTGAGGAAACATAGTGAAGGTGATTTAGGCTCATATTCTGTTGAAGGATTTGCCGAAATCATTGAAAATGAAATAGATAAAACGTTACAACAATTTTAA
- the prfA gene encoding peptide chain release factor 1, with the protein MIDKLQVVKQRFDEVSDLIIQPDVIMDQKRYVKLNKEYKDLKKIVDKGEEYKSALASIEEANEIIADGSDEEMVEMAKMELEEASARLPVLEEEIKFLLIPKDPEDAKNVIVEIRAGTGGDEASIFAGDLYRMYTKFASEKGWKVELEDLSEGTSGGFKEIIFSVSGEEVYGTLKFESGVHRVQRVPQTETQGRVHTSAATVMVLPEAEEFDIDLKMSDVRVDYFCASGPGGQSVNTTYSAVRLTHIPTGIVAQCQDQKSQHKNKDKAFKVLRTRIYEVELEKKLQEDAAKRKTLVSSGDRSAKIRTYNYPQGRVTEHRIGLTLYDLNNVMNGDLTKIIEELKLAENSEKLKATETDF; encoded by the coding sequence ATGATAGATAAATTACAGGTAGTAAAACAAAGATTTGACGAGGTTTCTGATTTGATCATTCAACCTGATGTGATCATGGATCAAAAGCGTTATGTCAAATTGAATAAGGAGTATAAAGATCTGAAAAAGATTGTTGACAAAGGGGAAGAGTATAAATCTGCTCTTGCAAGTATTGAAGAGGCCAATGAGATCATTGCTGATGGCTCAGATGAGGAAATGGTGGAAATGGCAAAAATGGAACTTGAAGAAGCTTCAGCCAGGTTACCTGTCCTGGAAGAGGAAATTAAATTTTTATTGATTCCCAAGGATCCTGAAGATGCCAAGAATGTAATTGTGGAGATACGGGCCGGAACAGGAGGAGATGAGGCAAGTATTTTTGCCGGGGATTTATATCGTATGTATACCAAGTTTGCCTCCGAAAAAGGTTGGAAGGTTGAATTGGAGGATCTTAGTGAAGGAACATCAGGAGGTTTTAAGGAGATCATTTTCAGTGTTAGTGGGGAAGAAGTCTACGGGACATTAAAATTTGAATCCGGTGTGCATCGGGTACAACGCGTACCACAAACGGAGACACAGGGAAGGGTTCATACATCTGCAGCCACTGTTATGGTGCTTCCGGAAGCTGAAGAGTTTGATATTGATCTGAAAATGAGTGATGTCCGTGTTGACTATTTTTGTGCTTCAGGACCCGGAGGACAATCAGTGAATACCACATATTCCGCTGTTCGCCTTACACATATACCCACAGGAATTGTGGCCCAGTGTCAGGACCAGAAATCACAGCATAAGAACAAAGACAAAGCTTTTAAAGTATTGCGGACGAGAATCTACGAAGTAGAACTGGAGAAAAAGCTACAGGAAGATGCAGCCAAGAGGAAAACCCTGGTCTCAAGTGGTGACCGATCTGCCAAGATCAGGACCTATAATTATCCACAGGGCAGGGTCACGGAACACAGAATTGGATTGACTTTATATGATTTGAACAATGTTATGAACGGGGACCTGACAAAGATTATTGAGGAATTAAAGCTTGCTGAAAACTCAGAAAAGCTTAAAGCCACCGAAACTGACTTTTAA
- the pheS gene encoding phenylalanine--tRNA ligase subunit alpha, whose protein sequence is MKEKISNHLSEIQDFKAESLEKIEAFRIKYLGSKGLLKQLFSEFKEVDPSLKKEIGQSLNSLRNAANDKINELKDALENNVSEKKVYGDLTRPGERLELGARHPISIVKNQIIEVFSRIGFTVSEGPEIEDDWHNFTALNLPEYHPARDMQDTFFIETDPDILLRTHTSSVQVRYMESHKPPIRTISPGRVFRNEDISARSHCIFHQIEGLYIDTDVSFADLKQTLLYFTKEMFGKSKIRLRPSYFPFTEPSAEVDIYWGLETETDYKITKGTGWLEIMGCGMVDPNVLKNANIDPETYTGYAFGMGIERIAMLLYQIPDIRMFYENDIRFLEQFKSEI, encoded by the coding sequence ATGAAGGAAAAAATATCGAACCACTTAAGTGAAATTCAAGATTTTAAAGCAGAGAGTTTAGAAAAAATTGAAGCTTTTAGAATCAAATATCTGGGAAGTAAGGGCCTCCTTAAACAACTGTTTTCTGAATTTAAAGAGGTTGACCCTTCTTTGAAAAAAGAAATTGGCCAGTCGCTCAACAGTTTGAGAAATGCTGCCAATGATAAGATCAATGAGCTTAAGGATGCTTTGGAGAACAACGTTTCTGAGAAAAAGGTTTACGGGGATCTTACAAGACCCGGCGAAAGGTTAGAACTGGGAGCGAGACATCCCATTTCCATCGTTAAAAACCAGATTATTGAAGTATTTTCCCGAATAGGCTTCACAGTTTCCGAAGGGCCGGAAATTGAGGATGACTGGCATAATTTCACCGCGCTTAATTTACCGGAATATCACCCGGCAAGAGACATGCAGGATACTTTTTTTATAGAAACTGATCCTGATATTTTGTTGAGAACGCATACCTCCTCAGTGCAGGTAAGGTACATGGAAAGTCATAAGCCCCCTATCAGGACAATATCTCCGGGAAGAGTTTTTAGAAATGAGGATATCTCAGCCAGGTCTCATTGTATATTCCACCAAATAGAAGGACTGTATATTGATACAGATGTTTCTTTTGCTGATTTGAAACAGACACTTCTTTATTTCACTAAAGAGATGTTCGGAAAGTCTAAAATCAGGTTAAGACCTTCGTATTTCCCGTTTACTGAACCCAGTGCCGAAGTGGATATTTACTGGGGACTGGAAACAGAAACTGATTACAAAATAACAAAAGGCACCGGTTGGCTTGAAATCATGGGTTGTGGAATGGTGGATCCGAATGTCCTGAAAAATGCGAATATCGATCCTGAAACGTATACCGGATATGCCTTTGGTATGGGAATCGAAAGAATTGCCATGCTACTTTATCAGATTCCCGACATTAGAATGTTCTATGAAAATGATATTCGATTTCTCGAACAGTTTAAATCAGAAATTTAA
- the rplT gene encoding 50S ribosomal protein L20, which yields MPRSVNSVAKRARRKKIIKQAKGYFGSRKNVYTVAKNAVEKAMLYAYRDRKQNKRNFRALWIQRINAGAREHGMSYSQFMGKIKANNIDLNRKVLADLAMNEPDAFKAIVDKIK from the coding sequence ATGCCAAGATCAGTAAATTCAGTAGCTAAAAGAGCTCGTAGAAAAAAGATTATCAAACAAGCCAAAGGATACTTTGGTAGTAGAAAAAATGTTTACACTGTTGCTAAAAATGCAGTTGAAAAAGCAATGCTTTATGCATACCGTGACAGAAAACAAAACAAAAGAAATTTCCGTGCCTTATGGATCCAGCGTATTAACGCAGGAGCTCGTGAACACGGTATGTCTTACTCGCAATTCATGGGTAAAATCAAAGCAAACAATATCGATTTGAACAGAAAAGTTCTAGCCGATCTTGCTATGAATGAACCGGATGCCTTCAAAGCGATTGTAGATAAAATTAAATAA
- the gdhA gene encoding NADP-specific glutamate dehydrogenase, whose translation MKSKIDAFMKEIEARNGLEPEFMQAVQEVAETVIPYIISQEIYHGKNILMRMVEPERVVTFRVAWVDDQGEICVNRGYRIQMNSAIGPYKGGLRFHPTVNMSILKFLAFEQVFKNSLTTLPMGGGKGGSDFDPKGKSDNEIMRFCQSFMTELYRHIGPNTDVPAGDIGVGGREIGFLYGMYKRLKNEFTGVLTGKGISWGGSLIRPEATGYGTVYFAESMLKTKGDSMKGKTVLVSGSGNVAQYATEKATQLGAKVVTLSDSSGYIYDADGIDAEKLAYVMELKNVKRGRISEYVKQYPSANFTKGKTPWHEKCDVALPCATQNELLGEDAKALLANGCFVVSEGANMPSDLDAVHAFLDAKILYAPGKASNAGGVATSGLEMSQNSLRMNWTREEVDTKLREIMNNIHDACIKYGQDENGYVDYVKGANIAGFVKVADAMLAQGVV comes from the coding sequence ATGAAGTCAAAAATTGATGCCTTTATGAAAGAAATTGAGGCGCGCAATGGACTTGAGCCAGAATTCATGCAAGCAGTTCAAGAAGTGGCCGAGACCGTTATACCTTATATCATCTCACAAGAGATATATCACGGCAAGAATATTTTGATGCGAATGGTTGAGCCGGAGCGGGTCGTAACCTTTAGAGTAGCTTGGGTTGATGACCAAGGAGAAATTTGTGTCAACAGAGGATACCGTATTCAAATGAATTCTGCCATTGGTCCTTATAAGGGCGGGTTGAGATTTCACCCAACTGTGAATATGAGTATTCTTAAGTTCCTTGCCTTTGAGCAGGTATTTAAAAACAGTCTTACCACCTTGCCTATGGGAGGTGGAAAAGGAGGATCTGATTTTGATCCAAAAGGGAAGTCTGATAATGAAATCATGAGATTCTGTCAGAGCTTTATGACGGAACTATACAGGCATATAGGACCAAATACGGATGTGCCTGCCGGAGATATTGGGGTAGGAGGCCGAGAAATAGGATTCTTATATGGAATGTACAAGCGCCTTAAAAATGAGTTTACAGGAGTACTTACAGGAAAAGGAATTTCCTGGGGAGGGTCTTTGATCCGTCCGGAAGCCACAGGATACGGTACCGTATATTTTGCTGAAAGTATGTTGAAGACAAAAGGTGATTCCATGAAAGGAAAAACAGTATTGGTGTCGGGTTCAGGGAATGTAGCTCAATATGCCACGGAAAAGGCAACTCAATTAGGTGCAAAAGTTGTAACCCTGTCTGATTCTTCAGGTTATATATATGATGCTGACGGAATCGACGCTGAAAAACTTGCCTATGTGATGGAGTTGAAAAACGTGAAAAGAGGAAGGATCAGTGAATATGTCAAGCAATATCCATCAGCAAACTTTACGAAAGGGAAAACACCATGGCATGAAAAATGCGACGTCGCGCTTCCATGTGCCACTCAGAATGAATTACTCGGTGAAGACGCAAAAGCGTTGCTTGCAAACGGTTGTTTTGTTGTTAGTGAAGGAGCCAATATGCCATCGGACTTGGATGCTGTTCATGCCTTCCTTGATGCAAAAATATTATACGCTCCAGGGAAAGCCTCAAATGCCGGGGGAGTTGCAACTTCAGGACTCGAAATGAGCCAAAATTCTTTAAGAATGAATTGGACCCGGGAAGAGGTTGATACCAAATTGAGGGAAATCATGAATAATATCCATGATGCCTGTATCAAGTATGGCCAGGATGAAAATGGATATGTTGATTATGTGAAGGGAGCCAACATTGCAGGCTTTGTAAAAGTGGCAGATGCCATGCTTGCTCAAGGTGTTGTTTAA
- a CDS encoding c-type cytochrome, whose product MKKILFVFTIVSLAFVSCGETKKEEVKKEVEAPAKEVAKEAPAESADDMVALGEKLFTDKTCVSCHQLDAKIVGPSVKDIVKIYEENNASLVEFLKGNQEAIVDTDAGQVAIMQANLDGFVKDLKEEELQALAAYMKSNK is encoded by the coding sequence ATGAAAAAGATACTTTTCGTATTTACCATTGTTTCTCTGGCTTTTGTTAGTTGTGGAGAAACTAAAAAAGAAGAAGTCAAAAAAGAAGTTGAGGCTCCCGCTAAAGAAGTAGCCAAGGAAGCTCCTGCTGAGAGTGCAGATGATATGGTTGCCCTGGGCGAAAAACTTTTTACCGACAAAACCTGTGTATCCTGTCATCAACTTGATGCAAAAATTGTTGGGCCTTCAGTAAAAGACATTGTCAAGATATATGAAGAAAACAATGCAAGCCTGGTGGAATTTCTAAAAGGAAATCAAGAAGCAATTGTTGACACTGATGCCGGTCAGGTAGCCATAATGCAGGCAAATCTGGATGGATTTGTAAAAGATTTAAAAGAAGAAGAACTTCAGGCCCTGGCGGCGTACATGAAAAGCAACAAGTAG
- the infC gene encoding translation initiation factor IF-3: protein MHKINEKIDSPEVRLVGDNVETGIYPIRKAREIANDLGLDLVEISPKAKPPVCKIIEYKKFLYEQKKREKALKSKASKVVVKEIRFGPNTDEHDFEFKKKHAIKFLESGAKLKAYVFFKGRSIVFKDQGQILLLRLAQELEEYGTVEQMPRLEGKRMTMFIASKKKK, encoded by the coding sequence CTGCATAAGATCAATGAGAAAATTGATTCACCTGAAGTCAGACTTGTAGGTGACAACGTAGAAACTGGTATTTATCCTATCAGAAAGGCAAGAGAGATCGCCAATGATCTCGGACTCGATTTAGTTGAAATATCACCTAAGGCCAAACCTCCTGTATGTAAGATTATTGAATACAAGAAGTTTCTCTATGAACAAAAGAAACGTGAAAAAGCACTTAAATCAAAAGCCTCTAAAGTTGTTGTAAAAGAAATCAGGTTTGGTCCGAATACGGATGAACATGACTTTGAGTTTAAAAAGAAGCACGCTATCAAATTTCTTGAAAGTGGTGCAAAACTTAAGGCTTATGTATTCTTTAAAGGGAGATCAATTGTATTTAAAGATCAAGGTCAGATCCTTTTATTGAGACTGGCTCAGGAACTTGAAGAATACGGTACTGTTGAGCAGATGCCAAGGCTTGAAGGAAAAAGGATGACCATGTTCATCGCTTCCAAAAAGAAGAAATAA
- the rpmI gene encoding 50S ribosomal protein L35, whose product MPKMKTKSSAKKRFKLTGTGKIKRKHAFKSHILTKKSKKRKLKLTHAGLVHKADEANIKQQLTLK is encoded by the coding sequence ATGCCTAAAATGAAGACAAAATCCAGTGCTAAAAAACGTTTTAAACTAACGGGTACTGGTAAGATTAAAAGAAAACATGCTTTTAAAAGTCACATTTTGACTAAAAAAAGTAAGAAACGTAAATTAAAATTGACTCACGCTGGTTTGGTTCACAAAGCAGACGAAGCGAACATCAAGCAACAATTAACGTTAAAATAA